The following coding sequences lie in one Amycolatopsis cihanbeyliensis genomic window:
- a CDS encoding acyl carrier protein: MSTAYESIVGILTRRFDVAPETVSSTATFDDIDLDSLSQIELVTAINKQLGLNLTDDEMAEVSTIGEVVDKVEERSAERGVTT; this comes from the coding sequence ATGAGCACTGCCTACGAATCGATTGTCGGGATCCTGACCCGCCGATTCGACGTCGCCCCCGAAACGGTCAGCTCCACCGCAACCTTCGACGACATCGACCTCGATTCCCTGTCCCAGATCGAGCTCGTCACCGCCATCAACAAGCAGCTCGGTCTGAACCTGACCGACGACGAGATGGCCGAGGTCTCCACGATCGGCGAGGTCGTCGACAAGGTGGAGGAGAGGTCCGCCGAGAGGGGCGTGACCACCTGA